One genomic segment of Suttonella sp. R2A3 includes these proteins:
- a CDS encoding ComEC/Rec2 family competence protein has product MWRYLRWFGPWHLLALLCVSSWWFTEPDKPTPTLTLSEPVQCTVLFHANDFPRSYPPRTHILPATIIESSQCPQLTGLSLDLRYYRALKFDLKVVQSGQLRLKQRDNGRLSATLNHSQYTQTLAPWRVRWRATISEHINAHYGADSARWLNALLIGNRSGLTADDKMLLRRSGTSHLLAISGLHLGLVSLIAYVILKFSFAQSRSISALAEPRSLALIGTLTIAGFFVLLTGAQPPVIRAWLLFCAIAAAWFIPYLRNGLHGLAWAGILMLAYQPANIHHIGAWLSFMATAVVLLAYQQWAQKPLWRFWLLLQAAITLALLLPIWAIFGGISISSIMVNLLVIPWLAPLWVISALGVIYAPLAELAAHCLAAYLRVIAAFAEPSWAYVIPSWQPGYWVAFTGFIGVLCVLFARGKQKIIALVAAIILLFSYLVPSGNEVYRLPHNDHVALITLGRDAYLINSGYRHARGRDDVMRYILPEIRKHRAQLRAVILTSDKARDNTALKTLRETYPELPFYALKPRLELPFSYQYCPNEIALPPALTFSRYPRCSATINGQWHILADGKIQNQ; this is encoded by the coding sequence ATGTGGCGCTACCTGCGATGGTTTGGTCCCTGGCATCTTCTCGCGCTACTGTGTGTTTCAAGCTGGTGGTTCACAGAGCCCGATAAACCCACACCAACCCTCACCCTCAGCGAACCCGTTCAATGCACAGTTTTATTTCACGCTAACGACTTCCCACGCAGCTACCCACCACGCACGCATATCCTCCCCGCCACGATTATCGAAAGCTCGCAATGCCCACAGCTCACTGGGCTGTCTCTAGATTTGCGCTATTACCGCGCACTTAAATTCGACCTTAAAGTCGTTCAAAGTGGTCAACTTCGCCTTAAACAACGCGACAACGGGCGCTTAAGCGCCACCTTAAACCACAGCCAATATACACAAACCCTCGCCCCATGGCGTGTCCGCTGGCGCGCCACTATTAGCGAACATATTAACGCGCATTATGGCGCAGATAGTGCACGTTGGCTCAATGCGCTGTTAATCGGTAACCGCAGTGGCCTCACCGCTGATGATAAAATGCTGCTGCGCCGCAGCGGCACCTCACATTTACTCGCTATCTCTGGCCTGCATTTAGGGTTAGTGAGCTTAATCGCTTATGTCATATTGAAATTCAGCTTTGCTCAATCGCGATCTATCAGTGCTTTAGCCGAACCCCGCTCTTTAGCCTTGATTGGCACCTTAACCATAGCAGGATTTTTTGTTTTACTCACTGGCGCACAACCACCAGTGATCCGCGCATGGTTACTCTTTTGCGCTATCGCCGCCGCGTGGTTTATCCCTTATTTACGCAATGGCTTACACGGTCTCGCTTGGGCTGGTATATTGATGCTCGCCTACCAGCCAGCAAATATTCATCACATCGGTGCGTGGCTGTCGTTTATGGCCACAGCCGTGGTATTACTCGCTTACCAGCAATGGGCGCAAAAACCGCTGTGGCGTTTTTGGTTGTTATTACAGGCAGCGATTACCTTGGCGCTTTTATTGCCTATTTGGGCCATATTTGGCGGCATCAGTATCAGCAGTATCATGGTCAATTTATTGGTCATCCCGTGGCTTGCCCCATTATGGGTAATCAGCGCACTAGGGGTCATCTACGCGCCACTTGCCGAACTGGCCGCACACTGTCTTGCTGCGTATTTACGCGTGATTGCCGCCTTTGCCGAGCCGAGTTGGGCGTATGTTATTCCATCGTGGCAACCGGGCTATTGGGTTGCATTTACAGGCTTTATCGGCGTTTTATGTGTACTATTTGCTCGAGGCAAGCAAAAGATCATCGCCTTAGTCGCGGCTATTATTCTCTTGTTTAGCTATCTCGTACCTTCTGGGAATGAGGTTTATCGACTGCCTCACAATGATCATGTTGCGCTGATTACGCTCGGTCGCGACGCCTACCTGATTAATAGCGGCTATCGACACGCGCGCGGTCGTGATGATGTTATGCGTTATATCCTGCCAGAGATTCGCAAACATCGCGCGCAACTTCGTGCGGTGATACTCACCAGCGATAAAGCACGTGATAATACGGCGCTCAAAACCCTACGCGAGACATATCCCGAACTACCCTTTTATGCTTTAAAGCCGCGTCTTGAGCTGCCTTTTTCCTACCAATACTGCCCCAATGAAATTGCTCTACCACCGGCTCTAACCTTCTCACGCTATCCACGTTGTAGCGCCACTATAAACGGACAATGGCACATCCTAGCTGATGGAAAGATTCAAAATCAGTAG
- a CDS encoding extracellular solute-binding protein has protein sequence MRKFLALSITMAVSGASIAATNITWWHAMGGQLGDTVNKISSDFNAAQEACTIEPVYKGSYEELLTSGVAAFRAKQAPNIIQVYDAGAATIINAKGAVIPVTDLFAEADVAFDEDDYIAGVRNFYADSDGKMIGMPFNSSTPILYYNKDALAEAGVEPPKTWEDFETIAPKLKEAGYIGFSQSHTPWIFAENFHSRHNLQLADEANGYDAPATHILYNNPDMKMHFSKLKEWKDNGYYGYYGEGWGDNQTPFEKGEVAMWLGSSGSFGGVKEKAEFDFGTTYLPYWNSINDGKEYNTFIGGAALFAFNGYGKEQNACTASFFKFLSQSDTQAFWHKETGYVPITNAAYDLVKSEGYYDEEPAAETGILQLNQSGGEWTKGYRLGFYPQIREVMRREFTKFFNGDVSVDDAFATIESESDKLLARFAQTVKE, from the coding sequence ATGCGTAAATTTCTGGCTTTGAGTATCACAATGGCAGTTAGCGGTGCCAGTATTGCCGCCACTAATATCACTTGGTGGCATGCGATGGGCGGCCAACTTGGCGATACCGTTAATAAAATCTCTAGCGATTTTAACGCGGCTCAAGAAGCATGCACCATCGAGCCTGTGTATAAAGGCTCATACGAAGAATTGCTGACCAGTGGCGTTGCCGCATTTCGTGCCAAGCAGGCGCCAAACATCATCCAAGTATACGATGCCGGTGCTGCCACCATTATCAACGCCAAAGGTGCGGTTATTCCAGTAACTGACCTCTTCGCTGAGGCTGATGTTGCCTTTGATGAAGATGATTATATTGCCGGTGTACGTAATTTTTACGCCGATAGCGACGGTAAAATGATTGGTATGCCATTTAACTCATCCACGCCGATTCTTTACTACAATAAAGACGCACTAGCAGAAGCCGGCGTTGAGCCACCAAAAACATGGGAAGATTTTGAAACCATCGCCCCTAAGCTCAAAGAAGCCGGTTATATCGGATTTTCACAATCTCATACCCCGTGGATTTTCGCCGAAAACTTCCACTCTCGTCACAATCTGCAGCTTGCTGATGAAGCCAACGGTTACGACGCACCAGCCACCCATATCCTCTACAACAATCCGGATATGAAAATGCATTTCAGCAAGCTGAAAGAGTGGAAAGATAACGGCTACTATGGCTACTACGGCGAGGGTTGGGGCGACAACCAAACACCATTTGAAAAAGGCGAAGTGGCGATGTGGCTAGGCTCTTCTGGTTCATTTGGTGGCGTTAAAGAAAAGGCTGAATTTGATTTTGGTACCACCTACCTGCCGTATTGGAATAGCATCAATGATGGCAAGGAATACAATACCTTTATCGGCGGCGCGGCATTGTTCGCCTTTAATGGTTATGGGAAAGAGCAAAATGCGTGTACCGCATCATTCTTCAAATTCTTAAGCCAATCTGATACCCAAGCATTCTGGCATAAAGAAACCGGTTATGTGCCAATTACTAACGCAGCATACGATCTGGTTAAATCCGAAGGTTATTACGACGAGGAGCCTGCTGCGGAAACCGGCATCCTCCAGCTCAACCAATCTGGTGGTGAGTGGACTAAAGGCTATCGTCTCGGCTTCTACCCACAAATTCGTGAAGTGATGCGCCGTGAGTTCACCAAATTCTTTAATGGTGATGTCAGTGTCGATGACGCATTTGCCACTATTGAAAGCGAAAGTGACAAATTATTAGCGCGTTTTGCGCAAACGGTTAAAGAATAA
- a CDS encoding ABC transporter permease subunit: MKKNTFKHSPLPYLLIAPQMVIIAVFFVWPAIQSVNLSFYLEDPFGLSSTFVGLQNYRETLTNDFYYRSVRFTAIFSTLVTFFSLAIALLLAVKADNIIRARSTYKILIIWPYAVAPAVAGLLAVFLFDSHVGPLYALFNQLWAFDHKLDPFDASLAVILVAVWKQVSVNFVYFMAGLQSIPQAVKEASTIDCQSGFKRFWTITFPLLAPTTFFLLVINITYAFFETFAIIDTLTRGRPGGETTTLVYKVYQDGFLGADLGGSSAQSVILMVFVMILTVIQFRFIEKKIHY; this comes from the coding sequence ATGAAAAAAAATACCTTCAAACATTCCCCATTGCCCTATCTTCTGATTGCCCCACAGATGGTGATTATTGCGGTATTTTTTGTCTGGCCAGCGATTCAATCGGTTAATTTAAGTTTCTACCTCGAAGACCCGTTTGGCCTAAGCTCAACCTTTGTTGGCTTACAAAATTATCGCGAAACCTTAACCAACGATTTTTACTATCGTTCCGTGCGTTTTACCGCGATTTTTTCAACCTTAGTGACATTTTTCTCGCTCGCCATCGCCCTTTTACTCGCTGTGAAAGCCGATAACATCATTCGCGCGCGCAGTACATACAAAATCCTGATCATCTGGCCGTATGCGGTAGCACCTGCGGTGGCTGGTTTACTCGCGGTATTTTTATTTGATTCACACGTCGGCCCGCTTTATGCGCTGTTTAATCAATTGTGGGCATTTGATCACAAGCTTGACCCGTTTGACGCCTCACTGGCAGTTATTCTCGTCGCAGTTTGGAAACAGGTTAGCGTTAATTTTGTTTATTTTATGGCAGGACTACAGAGTATTCCGCAAGCAGTTAAAGAGGCTTCAACCATCGACTGTCAAAGCGGCTTCAAGCGCTTTTGGACAATCACCTTCCCGCTGCTCGCACCAACCACCTTTTTCCTGTTGGTGATCAACATTACCTACGCTTTTTTTGAAACCTTTGCCATCATCGACACACTTACGCGCGGTCGTCCTGGTGGCGAAACCACCACCCTGGTGTATAAAGTCTATCAAGATGGGTTCCTTGGTGCGGATTTAGGCGGCAGCTCAGCACAATCGGTGATTTTGATGGTCTTTGTGATGATTTTAACCGTCATCCAATTCCGCTTTATCGAAAAGAAAATCCATTATTAA
- a CDS encoding ABC transporter permease subunit, with product MKKQQIIDHAILIIGALFLLLPLWIALASSTHAPEYIAKNGVQFWFGDEFFSTYKNLLSGASSIFLNGDTSSIQGASGLTMLKNSMILGLGFAIGKIVLSMMAAYAIVYFRFPLGSLLFWIIFSSLLLPLEVRIIPSYEIVAQLGLVNTYSGLILPLIASATATFFFRQFYLSVPEELVEAAQLDNAGPVRFFLDILLPLSKTMIAAIFIIMFVVGWNQYLWPILMTTDEQFKTLLLGIKDIINVLEEGKIPAYNRVFALAIVSIIPPVLIVIIFQKWFIKGLVETEK from the coding sequence ATGAAAAAACAGCAAATCATCGATCACGCGATTTTAATTATTGGCGCACTGTTTCTCTTGCTGCCGTTATGGATTGCGCTTGCCTCATCGACCCATGCCCCTGAATATATCGCTAAAAATGGTGTGCAGTTCTGGTTTGGCGATGAATTTTTCAGCACCTATAAAAACCTGCTCTCCGGTGCTTCTAGCATTTTCTTAAACGGCGATACCTCGTCAATCCAAGGCGCCAGCGGATTAACGATGTTGAAAAACTCCATGATTCTGGGGCTGGGTTTTGCGATTGGTAAAATCGTTTTGTCGATGATGGCCGCCTATGCCATCGTCTATTTTCGCTTTCCATTGGGCTCACTGCTGTTTTGGATTATTTTTTCTTCGCTGTTATTACCGCTGGAAGTGCGCATTATTCCCTCCTACGAAATCGTTGCGCAATTGGGGTTGGTGAATACCTATAGTGGGTTGATTCTGCCGCTGATTGCCTCAGCAACGGCAACCTTCTTCTTCCGCCAATTCTATCTATCGGTGCCTGAAGAGCTGGTTGAGGCCGCGCAACTTGACAACGCCGGACCTGTTCGCTTTTTCCTCGATATTTTATTGCCGCTATCAAAAACGATGATCGCCGCTATTTTTATCATCATGTTTGTGGTTGGCTGGAATCAGTATCTATGGCCGATTTTGATGACCACCGACGAACAGTTCAAAACCTTACTTCTTGGGATCAAAGACATTATCAACGTGTTGGAAGAAGGGAAAATTCCTGCGTACAACCGTGTGTTCGCACTGGCGATTGTCTCGATCATTCCACCAGTACTAATCGTGATTATCTTCCAAAAATGGTTTATCAAAGGGCTGGTTGAAACAGAAAAATAA
- a CDS encoding ABC transporter ATP-binding protein: MSTLSLQQVCKTYPNGTKAIKNANLEIESGEFVVFVGPSGCGKSTLLRMIAGLETISEGEIVLADTTINNLEPAKRDIAMVFQNYALYPHMSVYKNLAYGLVNRKFPKAEIDKRVRETAEMLQLAEYLESKPRELSGGQRQRVAMGRAIVREPKLFLFDEPLSNLDAKLRNTMRLEIKALQRRLNTTAIYVTHDQVEAMTMADKIVILNAGKVEQVGSPQAIYHQPANLFVATFIGSPAMNILDATLDQGRLNFTSGQSIDTDFDLPDSQQRKLLKVGIRPECIQLSPSARNDAPSLPISIDIVEDLGAQRVIHARLGKQPLLIVSEQENIREGDTRYAVMPLAHLYLFDPKTEANITQHRQ; encoded by the coding sequence ATGTCCACACTCAGCCTACAGCAAGTTTGTAAAACCTACCCCAACGGCACCAAAGCGATCAAAAACGCTAACTTGGAGATTGAATCCGGCGAATTTGTCGTCTTTGTTGGCCCTTCTGGTTGTGGCAAATCGACGTTATTGCGCATGATTGCCGGCTTAGAAACGATTAGCGAAGGGGAGATTGTCTTAGCCGATACCACGATCAACAACCTTGAACCGGCCAAACGAGATATCGCGATGGTTTTTCAAAACTATGCGCTTTATCCGCATATGAGTGTGTATAAAAACCTCGCTTATGGCCTAGTGAACCGTAAATTTCCTAAAGCAGAAATCGATAAGCGCGTGCGCGAGACGGCCGAAATGCTACAGCTGGCTGAATATTTGGAGAGTAAACCGCGTGAACTTTCTGGCGGCCAACGCCAGCGCGTGGCGATGGGCCGCGCCATTGTTCGTGAACCTAAGTTGTTTTTATTCGACGAACCGCTGTCAAATTTAGACGCCAAATTACGCAACACCATGCGCTTGGAAATTAAAGCGCTGCAACGTCGTCTCAATACGACCGCGATTTATGTCACCCACGATCAAGTTGAAGCGATGACGATGGCCGATAAAATCGTCATCCTCAACGCAGGCAAGGTAGAACAAGTTGGCTCACCACAGGCGATCTATCATCAGCCGGCCAACCTGTTTGTCGCCACTTTTATTGGCTCACCGGCCATGAATATCCTCGATGCGACCCTTGACCAAGGTCGTTTGAATTTCACCAGTGGACAAAGCATTGACACTGATTTTGACCTGCCGGATAGCCAGCAACGCAAACTGCTTAAAGTTGGTATTCGTCCAGAATGTATTCAGCTAAGCCCAAGTGCGCGTAATGATGCACCGAGCCTGCCGATTTCGATAGATATTGTCGAAGATCTGGGGGCCCAGCGGGTGATACATGCTCGCCTTGGCAAACAACCGTTATTAATCGTCAGTGAGCAGGAAAACATCCGAGAAGGCGATACGCGATACGCTGTGATGCCCTTAGCCCACTTGTACCTCTTTGATCCTAAAACTGAAGCCAACATCACCCAACACCGCCAATAA
- a CDS encoding endonuclease/exonuclease/phosphatase family protein — protein sequence MNIITRTTTKLERVKPHAREAILSGDKDEATHRTLLQDLPCFNAIECAGEGSSEALDSPFRVLAWNAERCLDVKESAALIERHQPDIVLLSEMDNGMARSAQKHTTKQLAKRLGMYYLYGVEFLELDLGSDIERDLAQDDSNKKGFHGNAILSRVPFDQIALVRFDDHGHWFAGQQVGSSFGQPRVGGRMALLALVRHAELGKVCVVSTHFESNADIHTRDRQMFDLTTAAEAFAGSHTPIIIGGDLNTGNHLVNNLDHRAETLFHTAGERGFHWRANPEGTTTRPSRLTLRPERSAKLDWFVAKGIDAQSSEIIPALDAHGEALSDHDIILADWRLAI from the coding sequence ATGAATATCATCACCCGTACCACAACCAAACTTGAGCGTGTGAAGCCGCACGCGCGTGAGGCAATACTGTCCGGTGACAAAGACGAGGCCACCCACCGCACACTACTGCAAGATTTACCTTGTTTTAACGCTATAGAGTGCGCCGGCGAAGGCAGTTCTGAAGCGCTCGACAGCCCTTTTCGTGTGCTGGCATGGAATGCCGAACGCTGTTTAGACGTTAAAGAAAGTGCGGCGCTCATCGAGCGTCACCAGCCTGATATTGTCTTGCTTTCTGAGATGGATAATGGGATGGCGCGGAGCGCGCAAAAACACACCACCAAGCAACTCGCCAAGCGTCTAGGGATGTATTATCTCTACGGCGTAGAATTTCTTGAACTCGATTTAGGCAGCGATATCGAGCGAGACCTTGCGCAAGACGACAGCAACAAAAAAGGGTTTCATGGCAACGCGATATTAAGCCGCGTCCCTTTTGACCAGATTGCCTTAGTGCGCTTTGATGATCACGGACATTGGTTTGCTGGACAGCAAGTGGGCAGCAGCTTTGGTCAGCCTCGTGTCGGTGGACGGATGGCGTTGCTTGCTTTAGTGCGTCATGCCGAGCTCGGTAAAGTATGCGTGGTCAGTACCCATTTTGAAAGTAACGCGGATATTCACACTCGCGACCGACAGATGTTTGATCTAACCACGGCCGCTGAAGCATTTGCTGGCAGTCACACGCCTATTATTATTGGTGGTGATTTGAACACCGGAAACCATTTAGTCAACAACCTTGATCACCGCGCCGAAACGCTGTTTCATACCGCCGGCGAAAGAGGTTTTCATTGGCGTGCGAATCCAGAAGGCACAACCACACGCCCCTCACGCCTCACCCTTCGTCCCGAGCGCAGCGCCAAACTCGATTGGTTTGTCGCCAAAGGCATCGATGCGCAGTCCAGCGAAATCATTCCCGCGCTTGATGCGCACGGAGAGGCGCTTTCTGATCACGATATTATCCTTGCTGACTGGCGCTTGGCTATTTAG
- a CDS encoding murein L,D-transpeptidase, giving the protein MKVLRACCLLATVIYGSLLPYVYAQQTVAESVETAEVSAVENVFDEAPPNIADNLPPGVTQEALEEVGMIPLAINNDAAPAIPVSNTMQPFNSMRIKLMEVLQQPVSSVNINGQIVKLHRPQLVAEAYRSQQYPTIWTQEQQFTGLLPALQQLLPQAEQDALNPQYYHLNLIAALKPEQDYSDIIAYELLLSDAYLSLADHLANGLVDPTVTHPEWNAPKVSAQELGQLLSEAAVSGDLAAPLANLNAENARYQQMRALYNSLVNEPADASDATPPITASLKPGITHPQVPLLREKLSVIGQGNTYDSALKTAVMDFQRNNGLSADGVIGPSTRNQLNQNRASQLDKLRINLERQRWLPQSLGPVYVLVNIPSYQVQMFNNDQSMYNTRAVVGRKSRPTPAFVDRIRHVVMSPTWTVPTTIMQKDKLPQLRRNPGAFDGSYDAIAPNGKRLRPSSVNWSSGTNGYTLQQKPGPHNALGRVKFLFPNKHAIYLHDTPSKGLFNRENRAYSSGCIRIQDPLDFANILLANTEWTPDSIKSATQRSSERWVNTPQETPIYLVYWTMWSTPDGQIQSAADVYDLDSALLKQYQDALSVAF; this is encoded by the coding sequence ATGAAAGTGCTGAGAGCTTGTTGTTTACTTGCAACAGTTATATACGGTTCACTGCTGCCTTATGTCTATGCGCAGCAAACTGTCGCTGAATCGGTTGAAACAGCGGAGGTCAGCGCTGTAGAAAACGTCTTTGACGAAGCACCGCCCAATATTGCCGACAACCTCCCACCCGGCGTCACCCAGGAAGCCTTAGAAGAAGTTGGGATGATTCCGCTAGCTATCAATAATGACGCAGCGCCAGCTATCCCGGTGAGCAATACCATGCAGCCATTTAACAGCATGCGTATTAAGCTGATGGAAGTTTTACAACAGCCTGTCTCCAGCGTAAACATTAACGGGCAGATCGTTAAGCTGCACCGTCCTCAGTTAGTCGCTGAAGCCTACCGTTCACAACAATACCCCACTATCTGGACACAGGAACAGCAATTTACTGGCCTATTACCAGCCTTACAGCAGTTGCTCCCCCAAGCCGAACAAGATGCGCTAAATCCGCAGTATTATCATCTAAACCTTATTGCCGCACTCAAGCCTGAGCAAGACTATAGCGATATTATTGCCTATGAATTATTGCTTAGCGACGCCTACCTGTCATTAGCTGACCACCTAGCCAATGGGCTGGTCGACCCTACAGTCACGCACCCTGAATGGAATGCGCCCAAAGTCAGTGCACAAGAATTAGGGCAACTGTTATCCGAAGCTGCCGTCAGTGGCGATTTGGCTGCTCCATTGGCCAACCTCAATGCCGAAAATGCGCGCTACCAGCAAATGCGCGCTTTATACAATAGTTTAGTCAATGAGCCAGCCGATGCCAGCGATGCCACGCCACCGATTACCGCAAGCTTGAAGCCTGGTATAACCCATCCTCAGGTGCCACTACTCAGAGAAAAATTATCCGTGATCGGTCAGGGCAACACCTACGATAGCGCATTAAAAACGGCGGTGATGGATTTTCAGCGCAATAATGGCTTGAGCGCAGATGGCGTGATCGGACCGAGCACCCGCAACCAGCTCAATCAAAATCGTGCCTCACAACTCGATAAACTGCGTATTAACCTTGAGCGACAACGCTGGCTGCCGCAAAGCTTAGGCCCTGTGTATGTGTTGGTTAATATCCCGAGTTACCAGGTGCAAATGTTTAATAACGACCAATCGATGTACAACACTCGCGCGGTGGTTGGCCGAAAATCACGCCCAACCCCGGCCTTTGTCGATCGCATTCGCCATGTTGTCATGAGCCCAACCTGGACTGTACCGACAACGATTATGCAGAAAGACAAGCTGCCACAACTGCGCCGCAATCCAGGTGCCTTTGACGGTAGCTACGACGCAATTGCGCCAAATGGTAAACGTCTCCGCCCCAGCTCAGTTAATTGGTCGAGTGGTACAAACGGCTACACCTTACAGCAGAAACCTGGGCCTCATAATGCGCTTGGTCGGGTAAAATTCTTATTCCCAAATAAACACGCGATTTATTTACACGATACGCCAAGCAAAGGCTTATTTAACCGCGAAAACCGCGCCTATAGCTCCGGCTGCATACGTATTCAGGATCCGCTCGATTTTGCTAATATTTTACTGGCCAATACCGAATGGACACCAGACAGCATCAAGAGCGCGACGCAAAGATCGAGCGAACGCTGGGTAAATACACCACAAGAAACCCCGATTTATTTGGTATATTGGACGATGTGGAGCACCCCTGACGGACAAATCCAATCAGCAGCGGATGTCTATGATTTAGATAGCGCACTCCTCAAACAATACCAAGACGCGCTCAGCGTCGCTTTTTAA
- the fabA gene encoding bifunctional 3-hydroxydecanoyl-ACP dehydratase/trans-2-decenoyl-ACP isomerase gives MTNTFTPKNQYSKQDLLDCAQSRLFGEGNAQLPLPNMLMVDRIVNINSDGGSYGKGEIIAELDINPDLWFFACHFEGDPVMPGCLGLDAMWQLVGFYLGWSGGKGRGRALGCGEVKFTGQVLPTHKKITYKINIKRVIMRKLVLGIADATMLVDDQVIYEGKDLRVGLFTNTDGF, from the coding sequence ATGACAAATACATTTACACCAAAAAACCAATACAGCAAACAAGACTTACTCGACTGCGCGCAAAGCCGCCTGTTTGGCGAAGGCAACGCGCAATTACCTCTACCCAATATGCTGATGGTCGATCGCATTGTGAATATCAATAGCGATGGCGGCAGCTATGGCAAGGGTGAGATTATTGCCGAACTCGATATCAATCCTGACCTGTGGTTCTTCGCCTGCCATTTTGAGGGCGACCCCGTGATGCCTGGTTGCTTAGGTCTTGATGCGATGTGGCAGCTGGTTGGTTTTTATCTTGGCTGGAGTGGCGGCAAAGGGCGCGGACGCGCGCTGGGCTGTGGCGAAGTGAAATTTACCGGTCAAGTATTACCTACTCATAAGAAAATAACCTATAAAATCAATATTAAACGGGTTATCATGCGCAAATTGGTCCTTGGTATTGCTGATGCAACGATGCTCGTTGATGACCAAGTGATTTATGAGGGGAAAGATTTGCGCGTTGGTTTATTTACCAACACCGATGGCTTTTAA